A region of Mesorhizobium sp. M3A.F.Ca.ET.080.04.2.1 DNA encodes the following proteins:
- a CDS encoding DUF982 domain-containing protein, whose translation MLAKPFETPIRVWVGLGFPRQLNTVVDAYQFAIDWCGNSPEQKAAIRACKAALVGDIDAETARGVFVAFARRKDILIEDDGAMPPVISAGQSKHA comes from the coding sequence ATGCTGGCCAAACCCTTCGAAACGCCCATCCGAGTCTGGGTCGGTTTGGGCTTCCCCCGGCAGTTGAACACGGTGGTCGACGCCTACCAGTTTGCCATCGACTGGTGCGGCAACAGCCCTGAGCAGAAAGCGGCGATCCGCGCCTGCAAGGCCGCGTTGGTCGGCGACATCGACGCCGAAACCGCAAGAGGCGTCTTCGTGGCCTTTGCCCGCCGCAAGGACATCCTCATCGAGGATGATGGCGCAATGCCTCCCGTCATCAGCGCAGGGCAGTCGAAACACGCCTGA
- a CDS encoding DUF982 domain-containing protein, protein MNDRMFDSPVLVKSGNSVIEEVACLEDALEFLYEWPKNRRGPIYETALRACQRAFDSDYPLKAARDAFCGFAKAARILEEAAAGLPWMTSKGGRSGGLVA, encoded by the coding sequence ATGAACGATCGGATGTTCGACAGCCCTGTTCTGGTAAAGAGCGGGAACAGCGTCATTGAGGAAGTCGCTTGCCTGGAAGACGCCCTGGAATTCCTGTACGAATGGCCCAAAAACAGACGCGGTCCCATCTACGAGACGGCACTTCGCGCATGCCAGCGAGCATTCGACAGCGACTACCCGCTGAAGGCGGCCCGAGACGCCTTTTGCGGTTTTGCGAAAGCCGCCAGAATCCTTGAGGAAGCGGCCGCGGGACTGCCTTGGATGACCTCCAAAGGCGGCCGCAGCGGCGGCTTGGTGGCCTAG
- a CDS encoding J domain-containing protein codes for MFIDYYELLEISPRANSETIERIFRYFAMRYHPDNRDTGDEARFSEIVEAHNTLKDPVKRARYDIQYNDRLEHRRELAEEASDPKSIERDSTIQAKVLSLLYVRRRQDVNSPGIGDEELERLSACPREHLEFHLWYLKAKGWIARIENGMFAITVDGIDRANAEHRGNAPVTRLLNHS; via the coding sequence ATGTTCATCGACTACTACGAACTTCTGGAAATAAGTCCGCGGGCCAACTCGGAAACGATCGAACGCATATTTCGCTATTTCGCCATGCGCTACCATCCCGACAATCGGGACACCGGCGATGAGGCACGTTTCAGCGAAATCGTCGAAGCGCACAACACGCTCAAGGATCCGGTCAAGCGCGCCCGGTACGACATTCAATACAACGACCGGCTGGAGCATCGGCGCGAACTGGCCGAGGAGGCCAGCGATCCCAAGAGCATCGAACGGGATTCGACCATTCAGGCGAAAGTGCTTTCGCTCCTCTATGTGCGGCGCCGACAGGACGTCAACAGTCCTGGCATCGGCGACGAGGAGCTCGAGCGCCTGTCAGCCTGTCCGCGCGAGCATCTGGAGTTCCATCTCTGGTATCTCAAGGCAAAAGGCTGGATAGCCAGGATCGAAAACGGGATGTTTGCCATCACGGTCGACGGCATCGATCGCGCCAACGCCGAGCATCGTGGCAACGCCCCCGTCACCAGATTGCTGAACCACAGCTAG
- a CDS encoding GYD domain-containing protein has protein sequence MPLYLTRFSYTPATWAKLIHNPEDRREAAKQYIESVGGKLHGFWYAFGEHDGYNLWEAPDNVSMAATALAIGSGGALSSIETTVLLTVEDTLAALQKASSIKYRPPGEQAKPTEPKG, from the coding sequence ATGCCGTTATACCTGACCAGGTTCAGCTACACGCCGGCAACATGGGCCAAGCTCATCCACAACCCGGAGGACCGCCGAGAGGCGGCCAAGCAGTACATAGAATCGGTCGGCGGGAAGTTGCATGGCTTCTGGTACGCCTTTGGTGAGCACGACGGCTATAATCTGTGGGAGGCTCCGGACAACGTGTCCATGGCCGCGACGGCGCTCGCGATCGGCTCGGGCGGCGCGCTGAGCTCCATCGAGACGACTGTCCTGCTGACCGTGGAGGACACGCTTGCCGCGCTGCAAAAGGCATCGTCGATCAAGTATCGACCGCCGGGAGAACAAGCGAAGCCGACCGAACCCAAAGGCTAA
- a CDS encoding DUF1236 domain-containing protein — translation MKHLLITSMIALGVGCGAAMAQTEAVQPSGDNNCAAGQADCPKGGKAGEQAQGKMKKQTEEQAQGKQKMKTDEQAQGQAGTSTEQNAQDNTQLKKKKQAQGQAGTTTEQNAQGTTKMQTEQNAQGQTGTTTEQNAQDNTQLKKKQQAQGKAGTATEQNAQGTTKMQTEQNAQGQTGTTTEQNAQGETKVQTDQDKTASITNVTVEQKTQITQIIHETKVQPVRDVTFDISVGVEVPRHKIRLHRLPARIVKIIPAYESYEYFVLADGRIVIVDPNTYTIVLILT, via the coding sequence ATGAAACACCTGCTTATCACGAGCATGATTGCACTCGGCGTCGGTTGCGGCGCCGCGATGGCGCAGACCGAAGCCGTGCAGCCGAGCGGCGACAACAATTGCGCGGCCGGCCAGGCCGACTGCCCGAAGGGCGGCAAGGCGGGCGAACAGGCCCAAGGCAAGATGAAGAAGCAGACCGAAGAGCAGGCCCAGGGCAAGCAGAAGATGAAGACCGATGAGCAGGCCCAGGGTCAGGCCGGCACCAGCACTGAGCAGAATGCCCAGGACAACACGCAGCTGAAGAAGAAGAAGCAGGCCCAGGGCCAGGCCGGCACGACGACCGAGCAGAACGCTCAGGGCACCACGAAGATGCAGACCGAGCAGAACGCCCAGGGCCAGACCGGCACCACCACTGAGCAGAATGCCCAGGACAACACGCAGCTGAAGAAGAAGCAGCAGGCGCAGGGCAAGGCCGGCACGGCGACCGAGCAGAACGCCCAGGGTACCACCAAGATGCAGACCGAGCAGAACGCTCAAGGTCAGACCGGCACCACCACTGAGCAGAACGCTCAGGGCGAGACCAAGGTCCAGACCGATCAGGACAAGACGGCTTCGATCACCAACGTGACCGTCGAGCAGAAGACGCAGATCACGCAGATCATCCACGAGACCAAGGTCCAGCCGGTTCGCGATGTGACGTTCGACATCTCGGTCGGCGTCGAGGTGCCGCGCCACAAGATCCGTCTGCACCGCTTGCCGGCGCGTATCGTCAAGATCATTCCGGCCTACGAGAGCTACGAGTATTTCGTGCTCGCCGACGGACGCATCGTCATCGTCGATCCGAACACCTACACGATCGTGCTGATCCTGACCTGA
- a CDS encoding DUF3606 domain-containing protein, with protein sequence MADDRMKRDFRDRDRVSADEDYEVRYFAKQHRITPEQVRELIGAHGNDRKTLEREARKLRG encoded by the coding sequence ATGGCTGACGACAGGATGAAGCGCGACTTCCGCGACCGCGACCGCGTGTCGGCGGATGAGGACTATGAGGTCCGCTATTTCGCCAAGCAGCACCGCATCACGCCCGAGCAGGTTCGGGAACTGATCGGCGCGCATGGCAACGACCGCAAGACGCTGGAGCGCGAGGCCAGGAAGCTCAGAGGGTGA